In Sinorhizobium mexicanum, one DNA window encodes the following:
- a CDS encoding glutamine synthetase beta-grasp domain-containing protein: protein MTKYKLEYIWLDGCTPVPNLRGKTQVKEFDAFPTLEQLPLWGFDGSSTMQAEGRSSDCVLKPVAIYPDPVRTNGVLVMCEVMMPDGKTPHPSNSRATILDDDGAWFGFEQEYFFYKNGRPLGFPEQGYPAPQGPYYTGVGYKNVGDIARQIVEEHLDICLAAGINHEGINAEVAKGQWEFQVFGKGSKKAADEVWMARYLLQRLTEKYGIDIEWHCKPLGDTDWNGSGMHCNFSTAYMREVGGKDYFEALMAAFDKNLHEHIAVYGPDNHLRLTGKHETAPWNKFSYGVADRGASIRVPHSFVNNGYRGYLEDRRPNSQGCPYQIASQVLKTISTVPIEGSVAKVA from the coding sequence ATGACAAAGTATAAGCTCGAGTATATCTGGCTCGACGGCTGCACCCCGGTACCGAACCTGCGCGGAAAAACGCAGGTCAAGGAGTTTGATGCATTCCCGACGCTCGAGCAGCTCCCGCTCTGGGGGTTCGATGGTAGCTCGACGATGCAGGCCGAAGGTCGCAGCTCCGATTGTGTGTTGAAACCGGTCGCGATCTATCCGGACCCGGTTCGCACCAACGGCGTACTGGTCATGTGCGAAGTCATGATGCCCGATGGCAAGACCCCGCATCCGTCGAACAGCCGCGCGACGATCCTTGACGACGATGGCGCCTGGTTCGGTTTCGAGCAGGAATACTTCTTCTACAAGAACGGCCGCCCGCTCGGCTTCCCGGAGCAGGGCTATCCGGCGCCCCAAGGCCCGTACTACACCGGCGTCGGCTACAAGAACGTCGGCGACATCGCACGCCAGATCGTCGAAGAGCACCTCGACATCTGCCTGGCTGCCGGCATCAACCATGAAGGCATCAATGCCGAAGTCGCCAAGGGCCAGTGGGAATTCCAGGTCTTCGGCAAGGGCTCGAAAAAGGCTGCCGACGAAGTCTGGATGGCTCGCTACCTGCTGCAGCGCCTGACGGAAAAGTACGGCATCGACATCGAGTGGCATTGCAAGCCCCTCGGCGACACCGACTGGAACGGCTCGGGCATGCACTGCAACTTCTCGACCGCCTATATGCGCGAAGTCGGCGGCAAGGACTACTTCGAGGCGCTGATGGCTGCCTTCGACAAGAACCTGCATGAGCACATCGCCGTCTATGGCCCGGACAACCACCTGCGCCTGACCGGCAAGCATGAGACGGCGCCGTGGAACAAGTTCAGCTATGGCGTGGCCGACCGCGGTGCATCGATCCGCGTTCCGCACAGCTTCGTCAACAACGGCTACCGCGGCTACCTCGAAGACCGCCGCCCGAACTCCCAGGGTTGCCCCTACCAGATCGCTTCGCAGGTCCTGAAGACCATCTCGACCGTTCCGATCGAAGGCAGCGTCGCGAAAGTCGCATAA